DNA from Thermococcus argininiproducens:
TAGAATAGATATCACAGCTCCGGACTATTACAAAGCCGAAGGAGTATTAGAGAAAATAGCCTCTGAGATATTAAATGTTATAAAACAAGCTGGTGGAGAGGCTTCTTTAATAAGAAAAGAGAAGAAGATTCGTAAGATAAAGAGGAGAGAGGCATGAGGTTTAGAATTAAGAAATGTCCAAAGTGTGGACGGTACACTTTAAAAGAGACTTGTCCAGTTTGTGGTGAAAAGACAAAGCTAGCTCATCCTCCAAAGTTTTCCCCTGAAGATCCATATGGGGAGTACAGGAGGAAACTGAAAAAAGAAGTACTTGGTATAGGGGTGAAAAAATGAAAGAGAGTATTATAGTTGTCTATGAAAGACCAGAAATATATGATCCAGTCTTTATAGAAGGGCTTCCCGGTATAGGATTAGTTGGTAAACTTGCTGCAGAACATCTGATTCAAGAACTCAATGCAAAGAAGTTTGCTGAACTTTATTCTCCTCACTTCATGCATCAGGTTATAGTAAAAAAAGACTCAACGGTAGATCTAATGAGGAATGAGTTTTACTACTGGAAAAGTCCAGATGACGAGCATAGAGACTTGATAATTATTACTGGGGATACTCAAGTTCCTCCAACCGACAGTTATGGGCATTTTGAGGTTGTAGGGAAAATGCTTGACTTTGTTGAGCAGTTTGGCACAAGGGAAATAATCACAATGGGGGGTTATCAAGTCCCTGAACTTGAGGGAGAACCGAAAGTTCTTGCTTCCTTCACTGATCTGGAAACAAAGGAAAAGTACAAAGGACTCCCAGTGATTTTCAGAGAGGACGAAGGAGGAGCAATCGTTGGAGCTGCAGGTCTTCTCTTGGGGATCGGAAAACTCAGAGGAATGAAGGGAGTATGTTTCCTTGGGGAGAGCCTTGGCTACATTGTGGATGCAAAGGCTGCAAAGGCAGTTTTAAGTGTTGTGGCTAAAGTGCTTAACCTAGAATTAGACATGAGCGCACTTGATGAGAGGGCCAAAGAAACTGAAGAAATCCTCAGGAAAGTACAGGAAATGCAGAGAGCAATGTTTGAGCAACAAGTTCCACAGCCAACCCACGAAGAGGAGGATAGAGGATACCTCTGACTTATTTTTCCCTTTTTGAGGTGTCTTTATGTTTGTTGATGCAGATCTTCATATCCATTCACGATATTCTAAGGCTGTTTCAAAGCTTATGACTTTTCCAATTTTAGCTGAGAATGCAAAGCTTAAAGGATTAGGGATTGTAGGTACTGGAGATATTTTAAACCCAAAATGGGAAGAGGAACTCCTCAAACATGCTCAAAAAGTTGATGAGGGTACTTATGAAATAAAGGGAATAAAGTTTCTTCTTACAGCAGAGGTAGAAGATAATAAAAGGGTACATCATCTTCTTCTCTTTCCTAATATTGAAGCAGTAAAAGAAATGCGAGAAAGACTTGGGCGCTATTCTAACGACATTAATAGTGAGGGTAGGCCCCATTTAACAATAAACGCTGCTGCAATAGCGGATTTAGCAAACGAGGTGGGAGCCCTAATTGGCCCAAGTCATGCCTTTACCCCATGGACTGCATTATATAAAGAGTACGACAGCTTAAAAGAGGCATATGATAACGTAAAAATTCATTTTCTTGAATTAGGGCTTTCTGCTGATTCATACATGGCTGATAAGATTAAAGCTCATCATAAGCTCGTATATTTATCAAATTCTGATGCTCATTCTCCACAACCACATCGCCTTGGAAGAGAGTTTAACCGTTTTGAGATCAAGGAAGCAACTTTTGAAGAAGTTAAAAAAGCTATCTTGAAACGGGCTGGAAGAAAAATTATTCTTAATGCTGGTTTGGATCCAAGACTGGGAAAATATCATTTGACTGCATGTTCAAGGTGTTACACCAAATACCGACTTGAAGATGCAAAAAGACTAGGATGGAGATGTGAACTCTGCGGGGGGATTATAAAGAAGGGCGTTTACGATAGGATTCTTGAGCTTGCAGATACGGATGAAAAGCCCAAGGATAGGCCTCCTTACCTCCACCTTGCCCCTCTAGCTGAAATAATCGCAATGGTTCTTAACAAAGGAGTTGAAACCAAGTCTGTAAAGAGTATATGGGAACGTCTTCTGAAAGAATTTGGAAGTGAGATCAGGATTCTTGTCGATGCTCCTATAGAGGCTATAGCAGAGCTTATTGGGAACGACATAGCGAAAGCAATCTGGGCTTTCAGGAATGAGAAACTTATTGTTGTTCCTGGTGGAGGAGGAAAATACGGGGAGATAAAACTACCTGAGGAAGTTAAAAAAGCAAAACTTGAGGATCTCGAGAACATTGAGGTTCGGGGAGAAGACGTGTATTATAAGCCTAAACAAAGTTCAATCTTAAGCTTTTTGAAAAAAACTGATTAAATTTTCTCTCATTGAAACTTCTTCTGAAGTCTTTTTGATATAGAATGTTTACTCTAGGAATGAAGGTAGCATAATTGATTTAACTTCTGAAAGCAAATAGAAAATTGATAATCAAATTACTTGGTTAATTGCAACATTAAACAAATCTTGAGATTTACGTTGACTATATTAAAATCTTGGAGGAACTATCAAAGATCTGGGATGACAAAATATGAAATGGGGGATATTTCATAGAGTGATAGGACTCTTTCCCCAAAGGTTTAAATTTTTCGTTGTTTTTGTGGGATCTCATCTCCTAGCCGTAATAAGTATTCTTATCCCGAAAGACTCTAAGAGAATAATGCTTATTTCATACCCCTCTTTTGCTGGCAATATGAGGTACATTTATGAACGAATGAAAGAGCTGGAACAGTTTAGGGATTATAAGTTCATATGGCCGGTTGAAAATAAAGGGGTGTTTGGAAAGCGTGAAAATACAAAGTTTGTTATGTATGGAACAGTTGAATATCTGTGGCAATTATTGAGGTCAAAATACATATTTTCTTCTCAAAGAATTCCTTACTGGAAGGCTAAAAATCAAATTGGAGTCATGATCTGGCATGCAGTTCCAGGAAAAAGAGGTTTTTGGTTTGACAAACGATACCAGAGCTGGGTTGGGAGACTTATTTTAAAAAGTACTCTAAGAAAAATAGACTATGTTGTTGCAACTTCTGAGTTTACAAAGGTGTTATTTTCTGCAATTTTCCACATACATCCAGAAAAGATCTTAGTTTTGGGCATGCCCAGATGTGACGCACTCTTCAAAGAAAAAGGGGAGGCACTAAAAAGGCTAGAGAGTCTCTTAGGCTCGAAGATTAAAAACAGAAGGATCGTATTTTACTTGCCAACTTTCAGAGATTATGATAGGAGGGTTACACAAGAGCTGTTTACTAACCTTGTAAAAGACCAGAAATTTAGAGAATACTTAGAACAGAGAAAGGCACTTTTTATTTTCAAACCTCATCCGCATGATGAGGTATTTGTTAAAAAGTATTCTGATGAGTACATTAGGGTAATAACTAATCACGAGTTGATGGAAGCAGGGTTGACACTTTATGATATTCTTCCTGCAGCAGATATTTTGGTGACAGATTATTCTTCCGTATTTAGAGATTACCTTCTTTTGAATAGGCCGGTGATATTCTATATTCCGGATAAGAAAAAATATTGTGAAACAAGAGGATTAGTTTTGGAGCCATTTGAACTTTGGACCCCAGGAGATAAAGCAAAGACTGTTGAGGAATTACTGAAAGCTTTGGACGAAGCTTTTGAGAATCCTAAAAAATGGGAAAAGGAACGGCTTTGGCTTAGAGATTTGTTCTTTAAATACAAAGACGATAGATCCAGTGACAGAGTTATAGAGTACTTCTGGCCGCTAAGCTCCGTTAAGAAGTAAGAGAGAAGTAACTCGAAGGTCATCTTTATACGTTATCTTGAAGTTGAAACTTGTTGATTCATAGGCATAAATCTTTACCTCTGGTAGATATTTGCGGAGAAGCTCTATGTCACTTTCAATATTCAAAAATTCTGAGTTTGGGACCATATTTATTAAGGTTTTAAGAATCTCACTTCTGTAAGCGACAGGTGATTTACAAAGCCTTAATTCCTGTCTATTCAGGACTTTGGATACAAATTCTCCATTAACCCTTACCACATAACTCGGAATTTTTGAACAGAAACTTATCACATCATATCTGTTCAAGAGTTTTATCATCTCGCTAAGTACATACGAAGATACAAAAGGTCGGTCTGCAATGTGGATTATTACTCTCTCCACGTCTTCATCTAGTGCTAAGACACCGTCTTTGAGAGATTCGTTTTTTGTTCTGCCCCCATCAATAATTTTTGTGAGCTTGGAATATCTATTTTTAAGATGTTCAATTATTTTGCTGTATTGAGAATCGCTAACGACATATATCTCATCAATTTCTTCTGTTTTCTCTAGCTTTTCAATTGAATACTCAATCAGCATCTTGTTCCCGACATATAAGAACTGTTTTGGTATAGGGCTGCCGATTCTTTCTCCTTTGCCACCCGCGAGGAGAATCCCAACTGTTTTCCCCATGTTCCTTCCTCAAGTACCCTTTGACCTCTTAACTATATAAGTAATTATTGCTTACTCCTCGAAAATTTTGTCTTCAAGAATATTAATGAGATTACTCCCATTGGATACGAAAGAGGTCCAACCTCTTTTTAAATCAACGGACGAGGCTTTCAGTGTAAAGCAAATTCTAAGCATTTTAAAGACACTAAATGCATTTTCCTCTCATATCTATTTTGTCTTTGATCTTTTTGCAAGTCTCTTTGAGTTTTTGGGCGTTTTCTTCTGGGATTCCGTCGTAGGTGAACTCCCATGTGCTCATTTCTATTCCAGCAGCATATTTTAGTTTATCTTTTTCTCTGAGAAGTGGATAAAACTCAATATGCAGATGATAGAAGGGGTACTCCCCTTTAAAGGGGGCTTGATATACACTCATCACGTATGGCATTTGCCTTTCAAAAAGAGAATTAAGGATGCCTGTAGTCACTCTTAGGATATCCGCTAAGTTGAGGGTTTCTCCTTGGGTTAGCTGAGTAAGCCATTGGACGTGCCTTTTTGGATAAATGTGTACTTCAAAAGGCCAGTTCGCAAAGAAAGGTAGGAAGAGAATAAAGTCATTATTTTCATAGATCAGCCGTTCTCCGTTTAATTCTTCATCTAATATCTTGCAGAATAGACATTTCTTAAATTGATTATAGTACCTTCTAGAATTCTCAATCTTTAATCGAACCTTCAATGGTATGAAAGGCAGAGCATACAATTGCCCATGGGGGTGGGCTAAACTCACGCCTATTTCTTCACCCTTATTTCGAAAAATTGATAGATATGCAATATGAGGGTTGTTTTTTAATTCTCCTGTGATCTGCCTCCACAGCTGGACAACTTTAGTCATTTGGTCTATGGAGAGTTCCTCCAAGTCTTTCAATTCATGCTCTGGGGTCTCCACTATAACACTGCATTGGCCAAGAGCGCGAGCTTTTTTATAAAACCCTTTACTTTCAGGTTTAGGAGTGTTGAAAGAAAGCATTGGGAAACGATTAGGAAGTGAGAGCACTTCCCACCCATAACCAGTCTCTTCACCACCTGGGCAGAAAGGACAAAAATCTTTTGGCCTCCAAGGCCGTTTTTCTCTCTCCGCAGATACCATGATCCACTGGCCGAGCAAGGGATTATAACGGAGTTCTCTCATCTTACCACCGTAAGACTAATTAGATTTGGAAGAGTATTAATTTTTTGGTGGAGTTAATGGGAATAAAATTTTTTGATGAGTTCATTTTTGGGACTGCTACCTCTTCCCATCAGATTGAGGGGAATAACAAATGGAACGATTGGTGGTATTATGAACAGATGGGGAAGCTTCCATATAAGTCCAACAAAGCTTGCAATCACTGGGAACTTTATAAAGAAGATATAGTACTGATGCATTCCCTTGGATATGATGGCTATCGATTTTCTATAGAGTGGAGTCGCATCTTTCCAGAGGAGGAGAAAATAAACGAAAATGCATTAGACAGATATCGGGAGATTATTGAGCTTCTACTTAAGAGTGGCATGACTCCAAATGTAACATTGCATCATTTTACTTCTCCCCACTGGTTTATGCGAAAAGGAGGATTTGCAAAAGAAGAAAACCTAAAATACTGGGGGCAATATGTTGAGACAGTTGTTGAGATTTTGAAGGGTGTTAAACTTGTTGCAACTTTTAATGAGCCAATGGTCTATGTTATGATGGGTTACTTGACCGCCTATTGGCCTCCTTTTGTGAAGAGTCCATTCAAAGCATTTAGAGTTGCTGCAAACCTTCTCAAGGCACATGCATTGGCGTATGAAATTCTTAGTAGCAGGCTTAAAGTTGGAATAGTAAAGAACATACCCATAATGCTCGCAGCAAGTGATACGGAAAGAGACAAAAAAGCGGCAGAAAAGGCCGATAATCTTTTTAATTGGAATTTCCTCGATGCAATATGGAGTGGTAAGTTTAAAGGTGTTTTTAGCACGTATACTGTCCCTGAGAGTGATGTTGATTTTGTAGGAGTGAACTATTACACAGCGAGTGAAGTGAAGTATAGCTGGAACCCTCTCAAGTTCTTTTTTGATGCAAGGTTGGCTGAGCTAAGTGAAAGGAAAACTCAGATGGGATGGAGTGTGTATCCAAGGGGAATACATGAAGCAATAGTTAAAGTTTCACGATATGAAAAACCGATATATGTTACCGAGAATGGCATAGCAACGCTGGACGATGAATGGAGGAAAGAATTTATTGTTCAGCATCTTCAATATGTACACAAGGCTATCGAGGAAGGTTACAATGTAAAAGGGTACTTTTACTGGTCTCTAATGGATAACTACGAGTGGAAAGAAGGGTTTAAGCCAAGATTTGGGCTGATAGAAGTTGATTATACAACCTTTAAACGAAAACCAAGGGAAAGTGCATACATGTATGGAGAAATATCGCAGAAAAAAGAGATAAGCGATGAGTTAATTCGAAAATATGGATTAAAAGCCCCTTGAGAGCTCCTCGGCTCTTTTCTTAAGTATTTCTTTTACAGCATCCCTATCTTTTGGGTAGCTTTTCTTTATCCACAGCCACACTGCTGCACACGGAATCCAGAAGAGACTTCCTATTAAGAGTGTATATTTGTAAGCTAGTGCATCGGAGTATCCTATCTCTCTTAAGGCCTCAATTAAAAATCCACCGAACAAGGGTCCTGTAGCTTTACCTACATTGTCAAGGATGTTAAAGAGACCAAATACTGTTCCTCTATCCTCGGGAAGATTAACTTGTGACACTATGGCCCTTACGTTTGGTCCCGCATATGAGACAAATTGGATTAAGAGGAATGAATATATTGCAAGTCCAACCCAGTGAATCAAGCTTAATTTGCTGGGGAGGGGATACAGAATTATGCCTATGGCAGCTATCATTCCAAAGAATATTGCAAGCCCGGTAATTACGGCCCGTCCACCCTTCTGCCGTGCTTCAAAGTAGTCGCCTGCAAATCCTCCTAAAAGGCTACCTATAACTGTTGAGACCCCAACCAGCAGAAGTACAAAAGTGGCGGTGCTTTTGTCCATACCTCTCGTAACTATAAAGAACGAGACAAGCCAGTACATTATAACTCCCCATGGGACGGTGCCTATTATTCCCTGGATGAATATGAGGATATTAGTCCTCGTTTTAAGGGATTTTTTGATGACTTCTTTATTCAGTCGGTACGTGTACTCATAACCCTTCTCCAAAACCTCCTTAAGTTCTTTTTCTCCTTCTCCTCGTTTGGGCTCTTCTGCTATTATATAAAATAGTGGTGCTAGAACAAAGTTTGGTACGGCTGCAATTATAAAAGGTGGTCTCCAGCTGGCTATAAGTCCCGCTACTATCATACCGAAGAGAGTACCGAATCCAAAGGCGGTTTCGATATATGCATATCCTCTTCCTCTCTTTTCTTCTTCAAACATGTCTGCTATTAAGGAGTACCCTATGGGAATTATAGAACCTATTCCGATACCAGTTAAAAATCGCATTGCTAGTAACTGATAGTAGTTTTGAACATAGGCGGTTAGAAAGCATGGAATCTCCCCGAGAAGTACTCCAATAACAAGGAGCTTTTTTCTCTGTCCTATGTCAGATAAGAAACCCCAAACTATTGTTATCAGGGCACTTGTAGCTACAAAAATTGTTGAAACAAGGCCCATTTGTGTTTCAGTAATTCCAAATTCTTCCATTATTTGTTGGTAATTTGGAGGCAGAAGATTCTGATCGGCCATCAAAAAAGCTGCCATCAGTACGAGCAATACAATTGAGATCTTCCTTCTAAGATTTCTCATCCTTACCCCTCCAAGACTCATAAATTGCTTTAAATGCATCTAGCCTTCTTTCGACAAGAGGTTCCCATCCTCTGGCATCACTGTTCTCCGCAAAGAATGCTAATTCTCCCTTTAATCCTGCAGAGAGCATATTTAATCGTGCATTGCCTTCATCTTTGGTCCATATGTCAAAACTCTTGTCTGGGGCCCAGCTGGAAGTTCTTAGGTAGACTCTTCTTCCACTGTGCTTAAGCTCCGAAGGTAGGCATATCCTACCATTGAGATGACCAAGGAGCATTAAGAGGTCATCAATATCCATTTTATAGCCTGCAATATCGCGATAGCCAAGAAATTCTATGTCTGTGCCATACAGAAGTATTTCATCTTTTTCCTTTATCCACGAGGCTGCTTTCTTTGGATTCATTAATGGGAACTTTCCGATTCCAAGCATTATGGTGGTATTTATGGCTACCCATACTGGAACTGCATAGATTTCTTTAACTGCTTCAAGAGTCACTTTACCACTAAAAGCTAATTTAACTGCTCTTTTCAGCTCCCGGAGACCAAGGAGATAATTGAGATATACAAACCCTTCTCCCCTTTGGGCTCGGATAAGGTGGGGATAAAGTGGTTTTATGGGCCTTATTGCAGAATTTAGATGGTTTGAGAATAATATTGCTTCACCATCTGCAAATAAATATTCATATTGATGGTCTTTTAGTATTGCAGGAATTATTGGATCATAGGCTAGCTCTGGAAGCCAGAAACCTTTTGGGCAAGTGTCTAGGAGTTCCTCCTTAACTTCTTTATCTTTCTGTACCTGTGCTTCAACTCGGTTAAGTGGAAGAAGAGGCAAAATTGCGTGGGTGTAACTGGTTCCGAGGATTTCAATCAAGCCAAGTTCAATTCCTTCTTTGATTAGAGAAATTATTTCACTGGGAAGAATTTCAAGAGTGTAACCAGTTATATTAAGACCAAAGGGGATTTCAGCTTTAATTAACTTTGAGATAACGGGAAAATATGCTTTCTCAATAACTGTTGGAATTTCATTTTTTGGAATCTCCGCATATTGTAAATTTCCATGGAAAACCAATGCTCTCACTTATTTCACCCCATCAGAAGGCTTTACGATGAAGTACTTTGCATTCCATGGGAACTTCTTTTTGTATTCTCTTAGGATAGCCTCTCCAAATTCTTTTGCTTTTTCCTCTTCAACTAGGGCTATAGCGGATCCTCCAAAACCTGCTCCAGTCAGTCTTGCACCATAGGCCCCGAGTTCAATGGCTTTATTTACAAAGAAATCCAGCTCTTTACAGCTTACACCGTAGTTTCTTGCAATATCTCTATGGGCCCGTGTGAGAATTTCACCTACTTCAATGATATCTCCTTTTCTCAAAGCTCGTCTAACCTGTATAACTCGTCTGTTTTCTCGTATAATGTATCCAAAGAAGCGACGATAGAATGAGGGGAGGTATGTTAGATCACTCTCATTAACTTCTTTGGAAGTTCTCTTACCTAAAATCCGCAAAACTTCCTCTGTAACTTGTCTTCTTTCTGCATAGGCAGAAGATGCTAGTTCTCTTTTGATACCGGTGTAAAACACCACAACACTAACATCTTTCGGGAATGGAATGTACTCGTACTCTAAAGTGTCAGTGTCTAGAAAAATCACATGGTTCTTTTTGCCAAAAGCAATTGCGAATTGGTCTAGTATTCCGCATGGGACTCCAACAAACTTGTTTTCTGCCTCTTGAGCCATTAATGCCATATCCCGCAGGGAGAGATGTAGATCATATGCTCTGTTTAAAAATGCCAGTGTTGCTAATTCAAAACTTGCAGAAGAACTTAAGCCAGCTCCAAGAGGCAAATCTCCATAAACTCGCCCTTTAATACCTCGAATTTCGTATTTTTTCTTCAGTAGTACCCAGTAGATTGCTTTGATGTAATCTATCCAAGAATTTTCTTTTTTAAGCTCATTAAGTGTAAAAGAGCGCCATTCTCTAAAATAATCCGAGTAAATGTTCACATTTTCGTCTCTTTCTCCTTCAAGGACAGTGTAGAGATTAACTGCCATAGGCATTACGTAACCAAGCGTATAATCGGTATGTTCTCCTATTAGATTAACCCTTCCTGGGGATTGTACCCTCAACATGGTTATCTTAAAGATTTGGTGATTCATCTATAAATCTCTTTCTCCGAAGGTTTTTAATGAGGATAGAACGTACTATCAAGGGGGATCGTTGTGGAGCGTGAGATAATAGAACTCTTCATGAGACACCTTAAACTTCAGGGAGATCTACCTTTAGGAGACGATGCTGGTGCGATAAAATGGGAAAGCGGATGGTTAGTTGTCACAAATGACATGTTGGTAAAAGCTACGGATGTTCCGGATATAATGACACCTGAACAGGTAGGATTTAAGGTCTTCACAATGAATGTTAGTGATGTTGCAGCTATGGGTGCAACACCAATAGGATTTCTGTTTTCCATTGGAGTCCCAAAAGATTTTGAGATGGAGTACTTGGAAGGGATTTCAAAGGGAATTGCTAGGGCATCTGAGTTTTATAGAACGCCAATAATAAGTGCTGATACAAATGAAGCCTGTGATCTGATAATTGATGGAATAGCTCTTGGAAAGACTAAGAGATTACTTACGAGAAGTAGTGCAAAAATTGGGGACTTGGTCTGTGTTACTGGAGATATCGGGAGACCTCTGGCTGGGCTTAAAGTATATTTTGAGAACCTTGAAGTAGGAGAGAGGACAAGAAAAGTGCTTTACGAGAAGCTTTTGGGGCCAACAGCGAGAGTTAGAGAGGGAGTTGTTTTAGGGAGGTATGCAAACTCCGCTATAGACATAAGCGATGGCATGAGTAAGGAATTGCACTTGATAGCAGATATGAGCGGCGTTAAAATTTTAGTTGATTCAGAAAAACTGCCCATAAGGGAAGAGGTATTTGAAGCCGCTGAGCTCTTGGGTCTAGACCCAATTGAGATTGCCTTAGCGTCTGGAGAAGAGTTTGAGCTCATCTTTACAATTCCTGAGGAGCACTTGGATAAGCTTGACTTTGATTTCACTGTGATTGGGAAGGTCGAAAAAGGAGATGGGGTTTATTTAAGGAGAGATGGGAAAATCAAAAAGATGCCGATTCTAGGATGGGAGCATCTAACGAAACCCTAATAACTTTCTTGCCAAATTCTTTTTGATGCCCTATGAAAAGAATAAAGTTCAAAGTTCCACTCCACCAGGAAATGTTTGAGATGTTTAAAGAATTTCTTAAGGCTATAGAGTGGGGTTATGGAGATACCTACTTTATACTTGACGATGAGGTCGTTAAAATAACAGAAGTAAAGTTCAAAGAAGGGGTTAACCCGGAAGAGATTATTGGAAGCCTTAAAAAACTTCCTTATATGAAAGAGCTTAAATTGCTCCCAAAAAATGATCATCATATAATTTACAGCAGGATTGACGTGAAGAGCACTCCCTTCCCAACGGAGCAAGCTGATAAAATTCTTGACCTTCAAAGGAAAGGGCTTGTGGTATTTGAAAAGGGAACTTTTGATGGGAATTCAATTATCCTCTATGTTATCTGTGAAGATCCTCTTTTAAGTGAAGTTATTTCTACAGTCAGGGAAGTTTATAATGGGAGTATCCTAAGCATCGAAGATTATGTCCCTGAAGATAACCCTCTCTTAAAACTAAGCAAACGACAGCGAGAGATTTTATTATTGGCATATAAGAGCGGTTACTTTGACAATCCCCGTAAGGTAACGCTCAAAGATTTGGCTGAGATGCTTGGTTTAAGTGTATCAACAGTCAAGGAGCATTTAAGGAAGGCGCAGAAGAAGATTTTGGGAGAGATTATTGGAGAGCCCACATAGATCCTGCATTTACCTCCTGAAACGTTTCGCTCTCAGGAGAGGAGGATTAGTTTTGATCTTCTAGACTAACGGATATTAAAATTTTATAGAGCTTTGCAATTGTATTTCTACTAGATATTTCGTTTATTTTTTCTTCTCTTTGATATTTGAGTCGAAGTGTTCTAAGAAACTCTTCAGGAGTCACAGTATAGATTCTATTTTTCTCAAGTTCTTTGTTTTGGTAGTCTTTTAGATTCCATGTGAGAAGAATCACATGTTCATAAGATTCTCTAATGGCAAGAGCACATGCAACAAATACTGCATCATCTTTATCATTTGTGTATCTCTGGGCCTGAGAAATGTGTTTTTTCAGTTTATCGAGGCTTATTGGTGTCATCGGTTCGAGAATTGCTTTTAGAGCAATCATTATTTCTTTAGCACTCAGGCTTGTCTTTGCGGTGATTTCTCTGATATGTTTTATAATCTCTTCTCTTAATCCAGAAGGATAAAAGAACGGGAATATCTCTGGAAATATGGCAACAACATAACGATTTAGACCTTGCTCCCTCACAAGAGCTGCAAAAATAACATTAGAACCAACTACTACTGCAATTTTGTCCATAATCCTCTGCCCACCTGCTTTCCGAGTTTTAGGGCTTCATCCATTTCCATTTTGGAATTCATTGCTACGGCCTCAAGGATTAGTAATCTTTGGAGTGAACGTATTAACTTCTCCTCAGAGACGCCTCTTTCATGTGCTATTTCTCCTATCTCTGCAGGTATAGGAACTTCGATGGCACTAAGTTTTTTAACTTTAGCATTTTCTTTCATGGTATCTCCCACTTCTCTGTAAGTCTGGAAAGCTATTAATCTTTTCGGTTATGCGTATCGCCCGCATATGTGCGGCATCAGTTATAAGTACATCAAAAGCTTATTTCTACTTGGGTGAAGTTATGGCTGTTATTGAGGTTAAAAATGTCAAAAAGTATTATGGCGATGTCAGAGGTGTAGAGAATCTAAGCTTTGAAGTTGAGGAAGGGGAAATCTACGGGTTTTTAGGCCCTAACGCCGCTGGAAAAACTACAACAGTCAAAATCTTGGTGAAAATTATCAAAGATTACAGTGGAAATGTTAAAGTTTTTGGAAAAGACTTAAGAGAGTGGGGCAAAGACTACTACCAGAAGATAGGTGTTTCCTTTGAGTTTCCCGCAGTTTATTCAAAGCTCACTGCACTAGAAAACCTTGAATTTTTTGCATCCTTTTACAAGAAGCACCTTGACCCTGTGGATGTCCTTAAGATGGTAGGTCTAGATAAGGAAGCAGATCAACTTGTTTCGGGCTTTTCAAAGGGTATGAAGAAAAAACTCGATCTTGCGAGGGCATTGCTCCCGGATCCAGAAATACTATTTCTTGATGAACCCCTCGAAGGCCTCGATCCGAGCAGTGCAAGAAAAATTAAGGATTTGCTCCTTGAAATGCGTGAGAATGGAAAGACGATCTTCCTCACGACGCACAATATGTATGTTGCAGATGAGCTGTGTGA
Protein-coding regions in this window:
- a CDS encoding TIGR00375 family protein, with amino-acid sequence MFVDADLHIHSRYSKAVSKLMTFPILAENAKLKGLGIVGTGDILNPKWEEELLKHAQKVDEGTYEIKGIKFLLTAEVEDNKRVHHLLLFPNIEAVKEMRERLGRYSNDINSEGRPHLTINAAAIADLANEVGALIGPSHAFTPWTALYKEYDSLKEAYDNVKIHFLELGLSADSYMADKIKAHHKLVYLSNSDAHSPQPHRLGREFNRFEIKEATFEEVKKAILKRAGRKIILNAGLDPRLGKYHLTACSRCYTKYRLEDAKRLGWRCELCGGIIKKGVYDRILELADTDEKPKDRPPYLHLAPLAEIIAMVLNKGVETKSVKSIWERLLKEFGSEIRILVDAPIEAIAELIGNDIAKAIWAFRNEKLIVVPGGGGKYGEIKLPEEVKKAKLEDLENIEVRGEDVYYKPKQSSILSFLKKTD
- the galT gene encoding galactose-1-phosphate uridylyltransferase, whose protein sequence is MRELRYNPLLGQWIMVSAEREKRPWRPKDFCPFCPGGEETGYGWEVLSLPNRFPMLSFNTPKPESKGFYKKARALGQCSVIVETPEHELKDLEELSIDQMTKVVQLWRQITGELKNNPHIAYLSIFRNKGEEIGVSLAHPHGQLYALPFIPLKVRLKIENSRRYYNQFKKCLFCKILDEELNGERLIYENNDFILFLPFFANWPFEVHIYPKRHVQWLTQLTQGETLNLADILRVTTGILNSLFERQMPYVMSVYQAPFKGEYPFYHLHIEFYPLLREKDKLKYAAGIEMSTWEFTYDGIPEENAQKLKETCKKIKDKIDMRGKCI
- a CDS encoding RNA-protein complex protein Nop10, whose amino-acid sequence is MRFRIKKCPKCGRYTLKETCPVCGEKTKLAHPPKFSPEDPYGEYRRKLKKEVLGIGVKK
- a CDS encoding proteasome assembly chaperone family protein, which produces MKESIIVVYERPEIYDPVFIEGLPGIGLVGKLAAEHLIQELNAKKFAELYSPHFMHQVIVKKDSTVDLMRNEFYYWKSPDDEHRDLIIITGDTQVPPTDSYGHFEVVGKMLDFVEQFGTREIITMGGYQVPELEGEPKVLASFTDLETKEKYKGLPVIFREDEGGAIVGAAGLLLGIGKLRGMKGVCFLGESLGYIVDAKAAKAVLSVVAKVLNLELDMSALDERAKETEEILRKVQEMQRAMFEQQVPQPTHEEEDRGYL
- a CDS encoding 2-C-methyl-D-erythritol 4-phosphate cytidylyltransferase, producing MGKTVGILLAGGKGERIGSPIPKQFLYVGNKMLIEYSIEKLEKTEEIDEIYVVSDSQYSKIIEHLKNRYSKLTKIIDGGRTKNESLKDGVLALDEDVERVIIHIADRPFVSSYVLSEMIKLLNRYDVISFCSKIPSYVVRVNGEFVSKVLNRQELRLCKSPVAYRSEILKTLINMVPNSEFLNIESDIELLRKYLPEVKIYAYESTSFNFKITYKDDLRVTSLLLLNGA
- a CDS encoding CDP-glycerol glycerophosphotransferase family protein yields the protein MKWGIFHRVIGLFPQRFKFFVVFVGSHLLAVISILIPKDSKRIMLISYPSFAGNMRYIYERMKELEQFRDYKFIWPVENKGVFGKRENTKFVMYGTVEYLWQLLRSKYIFSSQRIPYWKAKNQIGVMIWHAVPGKRGFWFDKRYQSWVGRLILKSTLRKIDYVVATSEFTKVLFSAIFHIHPEKILVLGMPRCDALFKEKGEALKRLESLLGSKIKNRRIVFYLPTFRDYDRRVTQELFTNLVKDQKFREYLEQRKALFIFKPHPHDEVFVKKYSDEYIRVITNHELMEAGLTLYDILPAADILVTDYSSVFRDYLLLNRPVIFYIPDKKKYCETRGLVLEPFELWTPGDKAKTVEELLKALDEAFENPKKWEKERLWLRDLFFKYKDDRSSDRVIEYFWPLSSVKK